CGAAAAATGCAGAGTAAAAAAGTCTTCAAATGAGAAAATTTACAGATTAAAAATGTTTTTATCGGACAAAAAATAGGATATTTGTTATGGAAGAAAGAATTGTTATTCAAGATAAGGTATTCAAAAAATTTATCACAAAATTTGAAATTGATGCTTCTGTAAAGAAACTTGCATCGCGCATAAATCGTGACTATGAAGGCAAATCACCAACAATACTTGCAGTAATGAAAGGTGCTATGCTATTTACAGCAGACCTTATGAGACATATTAATCTGCCTTGCGAACTGGAAGTCATAAGCGCCAAAAGCTATGGTACAGGTATGGCGACTTCTGGAGATGTAAAAATAGCTGACTTCGGTGCAAAATTCAGTGGGAAAGATATTATTATAGTCGAAGATATTGTTGATACAGGTCTTACTCTTAAGGCACTTTTTCATAACATAATGCTGCATAACCCTGCAAGTCTGGAAGCTGCAGCAATTCTGTCAAAGCCAGACTCAAGAGAGGTCGAAGTCAGTCTGAAATATACAGGAATCGAGATTCCGCCGTATTTTGTGGTTGGTTACGGCTTGGATTATGCCGAAAAAGGCAGAAATTTGTCTGATATTTATATACTTGATAACGAAATATTACAATCTTAATTTGGAAGTTAATGAGATACATATTTATTATTATCATATTTTTTAATGCATCTTTTTGCTTTTCACAGTCTGCAGATGAATATTATTTTCGAGGGCTGAAATTTGCTTCAAGAGCAGAGTATCAAAATGCAATTAAAAGTTTCACTCGTGTTGTTGAAATAAATCCAACATATTACAGAGCTTATCTTAAAAGAGGGATATCATACCATAAGATTAGCGATTTGAGTAATGCAATAGCTGATTATTCAATGGCTATTGAAATTAATCCTAAATTTGCTGAAGCATATTCTTATCGCGGATTAGCCAAACTTGATATGGGCGATAATTCGGGAGCAGTTGTAGATCTGGATATGTCAATAAAGCTGAATCCTAATTTCTCTAAAGCAATTTTTAATCGGGGGCAGGCGAAATACAGAATGAAAGATTTTTCAGGTGCTCTCGTTGACTTTAATAACGTAATCTATCTTGACCCTTTCAATGCTCATGCTTTCATGAAACGTGGAATGTCCTACTATGGAAATGGTGAACTTGAAAAAGCATGTGAAGACTGGGATAAAGCAGCAGACATGGGCTGGAATGATGTCTATGAATACATTAGAGATTATTGCAGATAAAAAAAATGTTTAGAAAAGGGTTTCCTGCTTAATAACTATATTCTTAAGAAATGTTTTTCTATGAATTGGGCAGTGTCCAAATTTCTCTATCGCTTTAATATGAAAATCTGTAGGGTAACCCTTGTGTTTATCGAAACCGTATTCAGGATAAAGTTGAGCGGCTTTCTCGACCATCCAGTTGTCACGAGTTACTTTAGCAATAACTGATGCTGCAGCTATTGACAATGATGTTGAATCACCTTTGACTATCGTCGTATATGGAATATCATATTCCGTAAAGTAATTTCCATCAATAAAAATGTGCTTAGGAACTAATCTAAGTCCATCAAGGGCTACTTTCATAGCTTTCACCGATGCCTGAAGAATATTTATTTCATCTATTTCAATATTATCAATTATTCCAACAGATACATCAAGAGCATTTTTATATATTTGCTCGTATAACTTCAGTCTTGCTTTTTCAGTCATTTTTTTGGAATCGTTCAAGCCCGTGAATACACTTCCCGGTTCGATTATAACTGCAGCAGCTACAACAGGTCCTGCAAGTGGTCCACGACCTGCTTCGTCAACACCTGCCACTAAGTGATTTTCGTTCCAAAAAGGACCCTCATATTCAAGATGAGGAAAAACCATAAATATCCGAACTTTTATAATTTGTAAAAAAGCGAACTACAAATATAAGTAAAAATTGGATAATATCAGCGATTAGTGTTTTCTATTAACTTCAAAAATTCATTTCGCAGATTTAAATCATCAAGTAAATAGCCTCTCATCACAGATGTTGTCATTAGAGAATTTTCTTCAGAAGAGCTCACTCCACGCGCTATCATACAGTAATGCTTGGCATTAATTACTACTCCCAGCGCCTTTGGTTTCAATAATTTTTCCAGATAATCAGCAATTTGCTCACCAAGTTCTTCCTGTATTTGACCACGACGTGAAAACCAGTTGACAATTCGGGTCAGTTTTGATAGACCGATTACATTTTTGTTAGGGATATAACCTATTGCGCACATACCTGAAATTGGTTGCCAGTGATGAGAGCAAACCGACATTACTTCAATGCCTCGGCTTATAATCAAATTATTAACATTATTTCTATTCGGAAATACAGTCATCTTGGGTGGAGCATCATACCGTCCCGCGAAGAGTTCATTTACAAGCATTTTTGATAAACGCTTGGGGGTTTGAGTGCTATTGGGATCATTACGTGAGATTCGTAAAATATCGAAAATCTCTGTGTATTTTTCCTCCACAAGCTGTAGCATCTCCTGACGCTCATCTTCAGAAAGCTCAATATTCCCGTTTGCATCAAAATTCTTATAACCTAAATAGTTAAACTCTGGAAAATTTTCTGTCATTTCTTCATTCCAATCATAATCGTCAATCTTTAAATCTTCAATTTCAATTATATCGAAGCTATGACTGCCATTACCGTTCTTTATTGAATTATACATTATTTTCTTTCTCCATCATTCAAATAAACAGGGATATTAACTTCGCCTCCCATAAACTCGACATAACTATTTTCTGACTCAAATAGTCTGACTTTATATAGTTTTCCGTCAGTGATTTTGTCTTCCAATAATTTCCAAAAAGTTACAGCAATATTCTCAGCAGTTGGGATTATGCCTTTGAGAAAAGCCACGTCATAATTAAGATGCTTGTGATCAACCTTATCAAAGATTTCATTTTTAATTATCCTTTTTAATTTTTTTAAATCTATTACATACCCGGTTTGAGGGTCTGGAAGCCCTGCAACAGTGACTTCTAAAACATAATTATGACCATGACCAAAAAAGTTATTACATTTATCAAATATTTCGTCATTCTGTTGGTCACTAAATGTTGGATTAAATAATCTGTGCGAAGCAGAAAATTCAATTTTTTTTGTAACATAAAGCATTAAATTTTACCTATTTTTGTATTGTCCAAAGTTTCAAAAATATAAACGTATAACTTTGTTTTATATTTGTATAATATTTGTATAAAAGTTTATCATGAGAAAAGTTTCATCTAAAATTTGTTTAATATTTATAATCATTTGCCTAATTTTTGCTTCCTGCACCTCTGTTAAGAAGACAGGTAGTGATATTAGCGGCATTTCGCTTAAAGAACTGAACACTGAACTTAAAAAGCTCGAAGCAAGCTGCATAATCAACTCTACCATGAATAATCAGACTTTCAATTTCCGGATAAAAATAAATATTGCCGGAGTTGATACTGTTTCTATGACGGTATTTGGTCCTTTTGGAATCACTGTCGGCAGGCTTTACTCCGACTTGAATCGCTTCAGATTTCATAATATCATGGAAAATTCTCTTTATGAGGGCTCTCCAACAGAAGAAAATATCAAGAAAGCAACCAATCTGAGCATATCTGTTAAAGATTTATTGAGTTTATTTCAAGGAAAAACACCATTCAAAATCAAGGATTACAGTTTGCTCGAAGAAACCGGTAATGAATTTATATTAAAAAGAGTTGACGCTTCGAATTTTGGAGATTTTGCTGTAATTAATAAAAACGATTTGAAGTTAGTACGCTATCAGAGAAAGGATAAAGGTAATGTACTTATACTTGATTCCTCTTTTGATAAGTACAAAACAAGTGGTGAAGTATCTATTCCGGGAAGTCTGAATTTCGCAATGCCGACTGTTGACGGGAAAATGATTATTGAGATTGAAAGTTTTAAAATAAATGAAAGCGCTGCATCACCTGTTAAGTTTGATGTACCGTCATCAGTTACAATTATTGATTTAGATAAGTATTGAAATTAAGAAATTATGATATATAAACTTATAATAATAACAATTGCAATATTAACCATTAATTATACAAATATTATACAAATATTTGCAAAAGCTCCAGTAGCTAAAAAATCTACTGATTATCCCAGTAAATTATTATTCGATACCTTGCTCCATCCGGGACTTAAATATTCAAATATTTTATTTGGAAAAAGAGTAAATAAAATTAGTGCTAATATTTTGGAATTTGATTTAACCAATCCCGAGCTTGAGTTGGCGGTTTTGAAAGCAAAAAACAATATCTCTGAACTTGATAAATTACATGGAATTGTCAATATTGCAGATTCATCTGACGGCAAACTAACTCTTGCAGCAATTAATGGAAGCTTCTGGAAAGCATACCGAAATAATCCTATTGGAGCATGCATAATTGAGGGTGTGGTCGTTGAAATGAATCCTTACAAAGAATGGACTGGAATTTTCTTCGATAGCCTGAGCAGACCAACTATTGATAATTTCAAATTGAGTGGCAAAGTCAAACTTCACGACGGAAAAATTATAAACCTGACATCAGTCAACAGAAGAAGAGACTCTGCAGGAATTGTGCTTTACAATAAATATGGCGGATATGTAATTCCTCATGTAAATGATGCAACAATTGAGAAAATGATAAGTGAAGCTTATTTGACTTTACTCAGCGACAGTACTTTTATGGCTGATGATTCTACAGAAGTCGAATTTGATTTTGAAGAATTTGAACGAAATATCATGACAAGTGCCAGAAATGAAAAGTTAGAGGGTTCAATACTTAAAGCACTGATTGAATATATTGATAAGCCTGCTATTAATCGTACTGTACGCGGAGTTGTGAATTATGTTGACACCGGTTTTGTCAGCATTAATGATAATCAGACAGTACTTTCTCTGGGTTATAATCTCCCGCCCGATATTCTAGTATATGCCGGCGATACATTAGAAATTCTTTTTGAAACCGATTTGTACAGAGAAACAGAGTTTTTTCATGCAGTTACTGCTACTCCAAGACTTGTTCGAGGAGGAAATGCTGCTCACGAAGCCTATAGAGAAGGCTCAAAATCAAGACGATTTATAAATGGGCAGTTAGGACGCACCGCTATTGGCTACAATAAAGATAGAACTAAATTATACCTTGTAACAATTGACCATTCAAACAGGTCTGCAAAGAAAAAAGGCTCATCGCTCGGTGAACTGGCACAAATAATGAAACAAATTGGTTGCTATGATGCCATGAATCTTGATGGTGGTGGCTCAAGTGTAATGGTGATTGACGGCAAAAATATTATGGCTAAAAGCAATCCCAATGCATCAAGAAAAATTTCCGTTGGCATTGGGATTAGAAAAAAGAGATGAATATATTAATTCAATAAAACTATTTAATTATAAAACCACTCAACAATTTGGGATAATTCATCCCGCATGACTTTTCTATCAATTATTTTATCAAGGAAGCCATGTTCCAATAAAAATTCGGCTCTTTGGAATCCAGCCGGAAGTTTCTTGCGAATAGTCTGCTCAATTACTCTTGGACCTGCAAAACCAATAAGTGCTCCGGGCTCTGCAATATTTACATCACCAAGCATTGAATATGAAGCTGTTACGCCACCTGTGGTAGGGTCAGTAAGAAGTGATATAAACGGTACACCTGCTTCATCAAGCTCAGCAAGTATAGCAGATGTCTTAGCCATTTGCATCAGAGACAGGACAGATTCCTGCATTCTGGCGCCACCACTGGCTGAAATCAGGATAAATGGCATTTTCTTATCAAGGGCAATTTTGGCAGCACGATAAATTTTCTCGCCAACAACAGAGCCCATACTTCCACCAATAAAATTGAAATTCATACAAGCAAATGATACTTTTCTACCTTTCAATGAACCAACACCGGTTGTGATTGCATCATTAACACCTGATTTTTTGTGACCTTCAGCAATTCTTGTTGGGTAATCCTTCGTATCCACAAATTTAAGAGGGTCAGTCGAGCGTATATTCTGATTTGTCTCCTCAAACGAGCCAACGTCAAGAATAATATTGATATATTCTTTCGAGCCTATTCTGAAATGATACGAACATTTTTTACAGGTGAATAAATTTTCTTCAAGGTCAGTTTTGTACATTATTTCACCGCACGACGGGCATTTTGTCCATAAGCCGTCAGGCATCGCTTTTTGGGTTTCTTCAGTAATATTGGCTTTAGATCTTACAAACCATGCCATTATCGTTTTCCTTATTTTATCAAAGTTAATTTCAATATTTACATTAACACATTAGCGAATACTAAATTGTAAATTTCAATTAAAAAAAAATATAAGAATGTGAAATATTTTCAATCAGCCTATTGAAACAGCTTTCAATTCATATTCAAAAGTTTCTATTAATCATAAAACCATATTTTTGATGGAATAATGATTCTAAACATCAAATTAGATTTATTAATTTCTACCTTTATTGGAAATAACTCAGATAACAAATCAATAATCTTTTAAAAAAAAGCTGCCAAAATTTTGACAGCTTATATAATAAAATATTTTAATTTTCTTATTTTTTCAAAACTTCAGTAACAAGCCTTGCCGCATCTTCAAAATTAAGAGCTACTTTGAATTTCATGGTAGATTTTTTGAGCATTACAGCGGCTTCTTTGGCATTTGTTCCATCAAGACGTATGATAACAGGAAGTTTTACTTCAATTGTTTGAAGAGCCTGAATTATGCCTTCAGCTACTTTATCACAGCGAACAATACCACCGAAAATATTGATTAGAACAGCTTCCACATTGGGGTCACTTAGCATTATTCTGAAAGCGTTTGCAATTCTTTCAGGATTTGCACCACCGCCTACATCAAGGAAGTTTGCCGGCTTACCGCCTGATAATTGAATTAAATCCATTGTAGCCATAGCTAATCCGGCACCATTGACCATACAGCCGACGTTACCGTCAAGTTTGATATAATTCAGATTAAATTTTGAAGCTTCAACTTCTAAAGCGTCTTCTTCAGATACATCGCGAAGATCCATATATTCAGGATGGCGGAAAATAGCATTTTCATCAAAAGTCATTTTGCAATCTAAGGCAATCATATCACCATCGGTAGTTAGAACAAGCGGATTTATTTCCACAAGACTGCAATCCAATTCATGGTAAGCTTTCACAAGCTTTGTTATAAAATTTATAAAGCTGTTAAAAGAACTGCCTTTAAGACCCAATCCAAAAGCCAAACTTCTTGCCTGATATGCCTGAAACCCGATAGCAGGGTCAATAGTTTCTTTGAGAATCTTTTCGGGAGTTTCTTCTGCAACTTTTTCAATTTCAACACCACCTTCAGTCGAAACCATAACAACATTTCTGCCGGTTTGTCTGTCGAGGGTAATACCTGCGTAAAATTCCTTGTCAATTGAAACACCCTCTTCAATGAGCATTTTACTGACTAAAGAGCCTTCTTCCCCGGTTTGGATTGTAACAAGTTTGTTACCTAATGTGGCATTAGCGAACTGATATGCTTTATCGGAAATATTTCCACCGCTAATGACATTAACACCGCGAACAGTTTTGCCGAAAAGTTCAGCCGGCTCGCCATTAGCAGCATTGATTACTGTACCTTTGCCTCTGCCGCCTGCATGAATTTGTGCTTTTAGAACTATAGTTCCTATTCCTTGAGATTCAAATTCGTTGTAAGTTATACTTCCGGCATCTTCTGCTGAATAGATGACTTTACCCTTTAGTGTAGGGACATTATACCTGCTTAACAACTCTTTTGCTTGATACTCATGAATCTTCATTTTTTTCCTTAGAATTTATTTTAACTTATATTATAAAATATTTTCAACTTTGATTTAAGTAAAAATATTTAATCGTATCTACATATTAATTATTGTAAATACATACTAACAAGTTTTTTTTATTACAAAATAACAAAAAAGCTGCCCAAAATTGAGCAGCTTTGTTCAATTTCGAATTCAATAAATATCAGAATTTTGAAGCAACTGAATTCCAGTTGATTACATCAAAAAATGCTTCTACATATTTGGGACGTGCATTGCGATAGTCAATATAATAGGCATGTTCCCATACATCAATACCCAAAAGTGCACTTTTACCTTCAGTTAGCGGATTGCCTGCATTGCTGTATGATACTATGTCAAGTTTGCCGTCAGAATTTTTAACAAGCCAGGTCCAGCCTGAGCCAAAAAGACCTGTTGCAGATTTTACAAATTTTTCTTTAAAGCTGTCAAATGAACCAAAACTCTGTTCCAAAGCTGAAAGCATATCGCCACTTGGAGTGCCGCCGCCATTTGGTGTCATTATATCCCAGAAAAATTCGTGATTCCAGATTTGAGCTGAATTATTGAATAGAGGACCTGATGATTTTGTAATTATTTCTTCTAATGGCATATTTTCAAATTCGGTTCCGGCAATTAAGTTATTTGTATTGTTAACGTAAGCCTGAAGATGTTTGCTGTGATGAAAATCCATAGTTTCTTCTGAAATGTAAGGCGCCAAAGCATTTTTTGCGTAAGGTAATTCTTTGAGAATGAATGACATTTGATACTCCTGAATTGATTAAATAAATAATTAAAATATATATATAAACGCAAAAGATTAATAAAAATTTTATGTTATGCTAATTTTAATCCTAAATGTAAATAATTTTTATTTACATGTTATATTGTTCTCAAATATTGCAAACTTTAATTTTTCTATATTTGATAAAAATGTAAATCATATTTTTTTATTCAAAATTATCAGATTACTTTTGTATTTGTTAAGATTGTGTTAATTGTATTTTTCTCAAAATGGATAAGAAATGAATCTACGTTTATGGTATTTCATTGCATTACTTACAGCAATGCCTGTTTTCATAGAAGCACAGGAAACAACCCGCTCACCTGCCAGCTTTGACTTTAATTCAAATGGAATTATGTTTGAAACAGCAGATACATCTCTTTCAGTGATTATGCGATTTCGTATGCAAAACAGAATCAGCTACAACACTGTATCGGAAACTGACTTAAGCGCAAAAAGTACAGAGCTTGCTGTAAGAAGACTTCGATTGCGTTTTGGTGGTTTATTGTATAAAAAGCTTAGTTTTAATTTGCAGCTTTCATTTGCAAGAAGGGACTGGGATATTGTTGATTCGGATTTACCTAACTTAATTCGTGATGCAATGGTATTTTGGAACTTTTCACCCAATATCCAACTTGGAATCGGACAGACTAAACTACCCGGCAACAGGCAAAGAGTTATTTCTTCTGGCGATATGCAGTTTACAGACAGGTCAATAGTAAATTCTATATTTACTATTGACAGAGATTTCGGTATTCAGGGTTTGTATTCTACAAAAATAAGTGATGTAGGACTTAATATAAGAGGAGCTTTATCAAATGGAGACGGGAGATATGCTCCACAAATGCCCGGAGCAAATTTTGCTTATACAGGAAGAATTGAAGTCCTGCCATTTGGTAAATTCTCAGGCGGCGGCGATTATTTCGAGGGAGATTTGATGCGTGAACAGAAGCCTAAATTATCAGTTGGGGTAACATATTCATATAACGAGAAATCAACAAGAACACGCGGGCAGTTGGGTCCTCAGCTTCTGAAGACTGTTGACCAGAGTGTTCTTCTGGCTGATGCAATTTTGAAATACAGAGGATTTGCATTCTACACTGAGTATGCTCAAAGAAATGCTGATGAGCCTTTCACCGGATTTTTAGAAGGTGCACCGGTTTATGTTTATATTGGGCAGGGGTATCTTTTTCAGGCATCATATATTTTCGACAGCAATATCGAAGTCGCCGTCAGAATGGCAACAGTTATTCCTGATGAAGCTATACGTGAATTCTCAGGCGCTGAATTCAACAGACAATTTACCGGCAGTTTATCATATTATATAAGCAATCACAGAGCTAAAGCACAACTTGAGTTAATACACAATACTCTTGAAAATATGATTACAAATAGTGAAAGAATAAACTGGACAGGCAGATTTAATCTAGAAGTCGGAATTTAGAATAATATAAGTAAGGGCGAATTGTCGTTCGCCCTTGTTTTTTAATCACATCTTCACAAATTTTTCCACCTTATTACCAATCCTTATAAAATACACTCCTGCCGGTAAATGCGAAACATCAATTCTTTGGGTGGACAGGTCAAGCCCTGTCCCTACGGACATCACCTCAATTCCAAGCATATCGAATATTTGTACTTTATCTACTGCTGCAAAGGGCTGAAGCCCTTTGTTGCTGAATTGAATTGTAATAAAATCACTTGCGGGATTTGGGTAAGAAGTTGATTGTTCTCTGTCATCAATAAATTCAAAAAATGAAGTAATAGTTGGGCAATGAAGCTTCGCAACCGCACATTTATCATATTCAGTTAAATTATAAGCATCCCTATTTGCAGGCATAAAGGATCGCATCACTGCACCTGAAGTTGGCTCCAATTTTGGATCAGGGTTGTTACAATGTTTATCATCAAAGTGACCTAAACCTAAAATATGGCCAATTTCATGCAAAAGTACTGAACAAATATTTTATGTATTATAACCTTTGTCTGGCTCTCGAGTATAATAATCGCTGTCATACTGGCAAAATGACTTTGCATAAAATCCATCAATCTTCTTTCCTCTCCA
This window of the Ignavibacteriota bacterium genome carries:
- a CDS encoding ribonuclease HII, with the protein product MVFPHLEYEGPFWNENHLVAGVDEAGRGPLAGPVVAAAVIIEPGSVFTGLNDSKKMTEKARLKLYEQIYKNALDVSVGIIDNIEIDEINILQASVKAMKVALDGLRLVPKHIFIDGNYFTEYDIPYTTIVKGDSTSLSIAAASVIAKVTRDNWMVEKAAQLYPEYGFDKHKGYPTDFHIKAIEKFGHCPIHRKTFLKNIVIKQETLF
- a CDS encoding porin, translated to MNLRLWYFIALLTAMPVFIEAQETTRSPASFDFNSNGIMFETADTSLSVIMRFRMQNRISYNTVSETDLSAKSTELAVRRLRLRFGGLLYKKLSFNLQLSFARRDWDIVDSDLPNLIRDAMVFWNFSPNIQLGIGQTKLPGNRQRVISSGDMQFTDRSIVNSIFTIDRDFGIQGLYSTKISDVGLNIRGALSNGDGRYAPQMPGANFAYTGRIEVLPFGKFSGGGDYFEGDLMREQKPKLSVGVTYSYNEKSTRTRGQLGPQLLKTVDQSVLLADAILKYRGFAFYTEYAQRNADEPFTGFLEGAPVYVYIGQGYLFQASYIFDSNIEVAVRMATVIPDEAIREFSGAEFNRQFTGSLSYYISNHRAKAQLELIHNTLENMITNSERINWTGRFNLEVGI
- a CDS encoding phosphodiester glycosidase family protein; translated protein: MIYKLIIITIAILTINYTNIIQIFAKAPVAKKSTDYPSKLLFDTLLHPGLKYSNILFGKRVNKISANILEFDLTNPELELAVLKAKNNISELDKLHGIVNIADSSDGKLTLAAINGSFWKAYRNNPIGACIIEGVVVEMNPYKEWTGIFFDSLSRPTIDNFKLSGKVKLHDGKIINLTSVNRRRDSAGIVLYNKYGGYVIPHVNDATIEKMISEAYLTLLSDSTFMADDSTEVEFDFEEFERNIMTSARNEKLEGSILKALIEYIDKPAINRTVRGVVNYVDTGFVSINDNQTVLSLGYNLPPDILVYAGDTLEILFETDLYRETEFFHAVTATPRLVRGGNAAHEAYREGSKSRRFINGQLGRTAIGYNKDRTKLYLVTIDHSNRSAKKKGSSLGELAQIMKQIGCYDAMNLDGGGSSVMVIDGKNIMAKSNPNASRKISVGIGIRKKR
- the hpt gene encoding hypoxanthine phosphoribosyltransferase, with the protein product MEERIVIQDKVFKKFITKFEIDASVKKLASRINRDYEGKSPTILAVMKGAMLFTADLMRHINLPCELEVISAKSYGTGMATSGDVKIADFGAKFSGKDIIIVEDIVDTGLTLKALFHNIMLHNPASLEAAAILSKPDSREVEVSLKYTGIEIPPYFVVGYGLDYAEKGRNLSDIYILDNEILQS
- a CDS encoding zinc-dependent metalloprotease; the protein is MHEIGHILGLGHFDDKHCNNPDPKLEPTSGAVMRSFMPANRDAYNLTEYDKCAVAKLHCPTITSFFEFIDDREQSTSYPNPASDFITIQFSNKGLQPFAAVDKVQIFDMLGIEVMSVGTGLDLSTQRIDVSHLPAGVYFIRIGNKVEKFVKM
- the sucC gene encoding ADP-forming succinate--CoA ligase subunit beta, producing the protein MKIHEYQAKELLSRYNVPTLKGKVIYSAEDAGSITYNEFESQGIGTIVLKAQIHAGGRGKGTVINAANGEPAELFGKTVRGVNVISGGNISDKAYQFANATLGNKLVTIQTGEEGSLVSKMLIEEGVSIDKEFYAGITLDRQTGRNVVMVSTEGGVEIEKVAEETPEKILKETIDPAIGFQAYQARSLAFGLGLKGSSFNSFINFITKLVKAYHELDCSLVEINPLVLTTDGDMIALDCKMTFDENAIFRHPEYMDLRDVSEEDALEVEASKFNLNYIKLDGNVGCMVNGAGLAMATMDLIQLSGGKPANFLDVGGGANPERIANAFRIMLSDPNVEAVLINIFGGIVRCDKVAEGIIQALQTIEVKLPVIIRLDGTNAKEAAVMLKKSTMKFKVALNFEDAARLVTEVLKK
- a CDS encoding superoxide dismutase, which encodes MSFILKELPYAKNALAPYISEETMDFHHSKHLQAYVNNTNNLIAGTEFENMPLEEIITKSSGPLFNNSAQIWNHEFFWDIMTPNGGGTPSGDMLSALEQSFGSFDSFKEKFVKSATGLFGSGWTWLVKNSDGKLDIVSYSNAGNPLTEGKSALLGIDVWEHAYYIDYRNARPKYVEAFFDVINWNSVASKF
- the accD gene encoding acetyl-CoA carboxylase, carboxyltransferase subunit beta is translated as MAWFVRSKANITEETQKAMPDGLWTKCPSCGEIMYKTDLEENLFTCKKCSYHFRIGSKEYINIILDVGSFEETNQNIRSTDPLKFVDTKDYPTRIAEGHKKSGVNDAITTGVGSLKGRKVSFACMNFNFIGGSMGSVVGEKIYRAAKIALDKKMPFILISASGGARMQESVLSLMQMAKTSAILAELDEAGVPFISLLTDPTTGGVTASYSMLGDVNIAEPGALIGFAGPRVIEQTIRKKLPAGFQRAEFLLEHGFLDKIIDRKVMRDELSQIVEWFYN
- a CDS encoding GTP cyclohydrolase I → MYNSIKNGNGSHSFDIIEIEDLKIDDYDWNEEMTENFPEFNYLGYKNFDANGNIELSEDERQEMLQLVEEKYTEIFDILRISRNDPNSTQTPKRLSKMLVNELFAGRYDAPPKMTVFPNRNNVNNLIISRGIEVMSVCSHHWQPISGMCAIGYIPNKNVIGLSKLTRIVNWFSRRGQIQEELGEQIADYLEKLLKPKALGVVINAKHYCMIARGVSSSEENSLMTTSVMRGYLLDDLNLRNEFLKLIENTNR
- a CDS encoding DUF4292 domain-containing protein — encoded protein: MRKVSSKICLIFIIICLIFASCTSVKKTGSDISGISLKELNTELKKLEASCIINSTMNNQTFNFRIKINIAGVDTVSMTVFGPFGITVGRLYSDLNRFRFHNIMENSLYEGSPTEENIKKATNLSISVKDLLSLFQGKTPFKIKDYSLLEETGNEFILKRVDASNFGDFAVINKNDLKLVRYQRKDKGNVLILDSSFDKYKTSGEVSIPGSLNFAMPTVDGKMIIEIESFKINESAASPVKFDVPSSVTIIDLDKY
- a CDS encoding 6-carboxytetrahydropterin synthase; its protein translation is MLYVTKKIEFSASHRLFNPTFSDQQNDEIFDKCNNFFGHGHNYVLEVTVAGLPDPQTGYVIDLKKLKRIIKNEIFDKVDHKHLNYDVAFLKGIIPTAENIAVTFWKLLEDKITDGKLYKVRLFESENSYVEFMGGEVNIPVYLNDGERK
- a CDS encoding tetratricopeptide repeat protein — translated: MRYIFIIIIFFNASFCFSQSADEYYFRGLKFASRAEYQNAIKSFTRVVEINPTYYRAYLKRGISYHKISDLSNAIADYSMAIEINPKFAEAYSYRGLAKLDMGDNSGAVVDLDMSIKLNPNFSKAIFNRGQAKYRMKDFSGALVDFNNVIYLDPFNAHAFMKRGMSYYGNGELEKACEDWDKAADMGWNDVYEYIRDYCR